The proteins below come from a single Deltaproteobacteria bacterium genomic window:
- a CDS encoding CoA transferase, whose amino-acid sequence MSQAAADRPLSGVRIVDLCDGRGELCGRLLADLGADVLRIEKPGGAASRATVPLHDGVSLHFAWRNANKRGATLDLASAVGGAPLGSLLASCDVLLESADKAARAAQKLAPAEIAAEHPHLVHVSLTDFGLTGPYADWIATDAVLEAMSGMMFKAGIPSKPPLIPPVPLAHDVASVTAAYATLLALWQRRASGWGQHLDFSLLLGTAQTTDWSFSNASLLREKGLPVAEVRNGSGPVYTIYKCKGGYVRLVILSPRQWRAMWEWLGKPEEFADAHWEQFPARLMNADILTKRYEAHFAELTMEEVSAEAQRRGIVCTPVLRPSEVLENVHLRSRGTFVEAVVTDGLPAAPIASGFLSVDGARQGFRTPAPARGQNDLAAFSANAEERAAPSGARPAPALPLAGLRVLDFGIGGVGVEASRLLAEYGADVIKIETRTYPDFIRTVTGGWTSPSFTSSSRSKRSFGVNVKHAEGLAALKQLIAQADVIVENSATGTMADMGVGWNTVREINPRCVMVSSQLLGANGAWKSWIGYGPSTQPIGGMVHLWNYADQDFPAGSGAIFPDHLAGRVCALGAMAALLRRDRSGRGALVEVAQIESVTGMLAELLLKEGLAPGSVKPRGNRSDQGAPWGAYPCAGEQQWCVITVRGDDDWRRLCAALGDAALASDARFASAAGRFAAQDELDARIGEWTRARHKREIAALLQQHGVPCGAMFAGTDQLDDAHYQQWRYARFIEQPGVGRMALEGPAFAASGMSDVYVAPSPELGQHTREIARALLGMSDAQIEALVAAGALEDPPPPRGAVL is encoded by the coding sequence ATGTCGCAAGCTGCCGCTGACCGCCCGCTCTCAGGAGTCCGCATCGTCGACCTCTGCGACGGCCGCGGCGAGCTGTGCGGGCGCCTGCTCGCGGACCTCGGCGCCGACGTGCTGCGCATCGAGAAGCCCGGCGGCGCCGCTTCGCGCGCCACGGTTCCGCTGCACGACGGCGTGAGCCTCCACTTCGCGTGGCGCAACGCGAACAAGCGCGGCGCGACGCTCGATCTCGCGAGCGCAGTGGGGGGCGCGCCGCTGGGCTCGCTGCTCGCGAGCTGCGACGTGCTGCTCGAGTCTGCGGACAAGGCAGCGCGTGCGGCGCAGAAGCTCGCGCCCGCGGAGATCGCGGCGGAGCATCCGCATCTCGTGCACGTCTCGCTCACGGACTTCGGGCTCACGGGCCCGTATGCGGACTGGATCGCGACCGACGCGGTGCTCGAAGCGATGAGCGGGATGATGTTCAAGGCGGGCATCCCCTCGAAGCCGCCGCTGATTCCGCCGGTTCCGCTCGCTCACGATGTGGCGTCCGTGACGGCTGCCTACGCGACGCTGCTCGCGCTCTGGCAGCGCCGCGCGTCGGGCTGGGGCCAGCACCTCGATTTCTCGCTGCTGCTCGGCACCGCGCAGACCACCGACTGGTCGTTCTCGAACGCGAGCTTGTTACGGGAGAAGGGCCTGCCCGTCGCCGAAGTGCGCAACGGCAGCGGGCCCGTCTACACGATCTACAAGTGCAAGGGCGGCTACGTGCGCCTCGTGATCCTCTCGCCGCGGCAGTGGCGCGCGATGTGGGAGTGGCTCGGCAAGCCCGAGGAGTTCGCCGACGCGCACTGGGAGCAGTTCCCGGCGCGGCTCATGAACGCGGACATCCTCACCAAGCGCTACGAGGCGCACTTCGCCGAGCTCACGATGGAGGAGGTGTCCGCGGAGGCGCAGCGGCGCGGCATCGTGTGCACGCCAGTGCTGCGGCCGAGCGAGGTGCTCGAGAACGTGCACCTGCGCTCGCGCGGCACGTTCGTCGAAGCAGTCGTCACGGACGGGCTCCCCGCCGCGCCGATCGCGAGCGGCTTCCTCTCGGTCGATGGCGCGCGCCAAGGCTTCCGCACGCCGGCGCCCGCGCGCGGGCAGAACGATCTCGCCGCGTTCTCCGCGAACGCCGAGGAGCGCGCGGCGCCGAGCGGCGCGCGCCCCGCGCCCGCACTTCCGCTCGCGGGCCTGCGCGTGCTCGACTTCGGCATCGGCGGCGTGGGCGTCGAGGCGAGCCGGCTGCTCGCGGAGTACGGCGCCGACGTGATCAAGATCGAGACGCGCACGTATCCCGACTTCATCCGCACGGTCACCGGTGGCTGGACCTCGCCTTCGTTCACGTCGTCGAGCCGCAGCAAGCGCTCGTTCGGCGTGAACGTGAAGCACGCGGAGGGACTCGCGGCCCTGAAGCAGCTGATCGCGCAAGCCGACGTGATCGTCGAGAACAGCGCGACGGGCACGATGGCGGACATGGGCGTGGGCTGGAACACGGTGCGCGAGATCAACCCGCGCTGCGTGATGGTGTCGAGCCAGCTGCTAGGGGCGAACGGCGCGTGGAAGAGCTGGATCGGCTACGGGCCGAGCACGCAGCCGATCGGCGGCATGGTCCACCTCTGGAACTACGCGGACCAAGACTTCCCGGCCGGCTCCGGCGCGATCTTCCCCGACCACCTCGCCGGCCGCGTGTGCGCGCTCGGCGCGATGGCCGCGCTCCTGCGCAGGGACCGCAGCGGCCGCGGCGCGCTGGTCGAGGTGGCGCAGATCGAGAGCGTCACGGGCATGCTCGCGGAGTTGTTGCTGAAGGAGGGCCTCGCGCCGGGCAGCGTGAAGCCGCGCGGCAATCGCAGCGACCAAGGCGCGCCGTGGGGCGCCTACCCGTGCGCGGGCGAGCAGCAGTGGTGCGTGATCACGGTGCGCGGCGACGACGACTGGCGCCGGCTGTGCGCCGCGCTGGGAGACGCCGCGCTCGCGAGCGACGCGCGCTTCGCCAGCGCCGCGGGCCGCTTCGCCGCGCAGGACGAGCTCGACGCGCGCATCGGCGAATGGACGCGCGCCCGTCACAAGCGCGAGATCGCCGCGCTGCTCCAGCAGCACGGCGTCCCGTGCGGCGCAATGTTCGCCGGCACCGACCAACTCGACGACGCGCACTATCAGCAGTGGCGCTATGCGCGCTTCATCGAGCAGCCCGGCGTGGGCCGCATGGCGCTCGAGGGCCCCGCGTTCGCCGCGAGCGGCATGAGCGACGTGTACGTCGCGCCCTCGCCCGAGCTCGGCCAGCACACGCGCGAGATCGCGCGCGCGCTGCTCGGCATGAGCGACGCGCAGATCGAGGCGCTGGTCGCCGCGGGCGCGCTCGAGGATCCGCCGCCGCCGCGCGGAGCGGTGCTGTGA